In Nematostella vectensis chromosome 2, jaNemVect1.1, whole genome shotgun sequence, one genomic interval encodes:
- the LOC5521793 gene encoding C2 calcium-dependent domain-containing protein 6 isoform X2 has protein sequence MFNELSSAIPDVKKSEQDPVLKENANVPKGMLSIRIFGVSNIHLSKEIAAESFGLYVNITVGAMSKSTSVKPYGKKGKVIWEEVRNFSILVPNKISNCLNRVKIAVIGFDQEMPRPKYRLMGKIELHLHKIIKKQWTMETFEMQNKETKHSGDISVEFAFAYGNFGYGFSDQLESNRSKALVEQSAFPKLDPLGTTFNKLSVLAIPRKVPHPKYIPFVTKVINLEPEMSPTYALRTINQDVFKKRPVLDQKLTRLKQLCTEYSIQSSRTKRVAFLKKLIADKESLHTLDEVEEGEDKQDEFSSNRSGGGTIGESGLMRRDRATPNIVPSTSTIYETMSQKQ, from the exons ATGTTTAACGAACTTTCATCTGCTATTCCAG ATGTAAAAAAAAGCGAGCAAGATCCTGTTTTGAAGGAAAATGCTAACGTACCA aaagGCATGCTGTCTATTCGCATATTCGGAGTTTCCAATATTCATCTTTCTAAGGAGATTGCAGCAGAAAGTTTTGGTTTGTATGTTAACATCACTGTCGGAGCAATGTCCAAGTCCACCTCTGTAAAGCCTTATGGAAAGAAAGGCAAAGTCATATGGGAAGAAGTGAGAAACTTTTCAATTTTG GTTCCCAACAAAATCAGTAACTGCCTAAACCGAGTGAAGATAGCAGTGATAGGATTTGATCAAGAAATGCCAAGACCCAAATACAGGTTGATGGGCAAGATTGAACTACACTTGCACAAGATCATCAAA AAACAATGGACAATGGAAACCTTTGAAATGCAAAACAAAGAAACTAAA CACAGTGGAGATATCAGTGTTGAGTTTGCCTTTGCTTATGGAAACTTTGGCTATGGATTCTCTGACCAG CTGGAGAGTAATCGTAGTAAGGCACTAGTGGAGCAGAGTGCTTTCCCCAAACTGGACCCTCTAGGAACAACATTCAACAAATTAAG TGTTCTAGCGATTCCAAGAAAAGTGCCACACCCAAAGTACATCCCATTTGTGACGAAAGTTATCAACCTTGAGCCCGAAATGAGTCCAACATATG CTCTTAGGACCATAAACCAGGATGTGTTTAAAAAGCGGCCAGTTCTGGACCAGAAGTTAACAAG GCTGAAGCAACTCTGCACTGAGTACTCAATCCAGTCCTCAAGAACGAAGCGAGTTGCATTCCTTAAGAAACTTATTGCTGATAAG GAGTCTCTCCATACGCTAGACGAAGTGGAGGAAGGCGAGGATAAACAGGACGAATTCAGCTCAAATAGGAGCGGTGGGGGGACCATAGGAGAAAGTG GTCTAATGCGACGAGATCGTGCGACTCCGAATATTGTTCCGTCAACTTCCACGATCTACGAGACA ATGTCTCAAAAACAGTAG
- the LOC5521793 gene encoding C2 calcium-dependent domain-containing protein 6 isoform X1, with the protein MFNELSSAIPDVKKSEQDPVLKENANVPKGMLSIRIFGVSNIHLSKEIAAESFGLYVNITVGAMSKSTSVKPYGKKGKVIWEEVRNFSILVPNKISNCLNRVKIAVIGFDQEMPRPKYRLMGKIELHLHKIIKKQWTMETFEMQNKETKHSGDISVEFAFAYGNFGYGFSDQLESNRSKALVEQSAFPKLDPLGTTFNKLSVLAIPRKVPHPKYIPFVTKVINLEPEMSPTYALRTINQDVFKKRPVLDQKLTRLKQLCTEYSIQSSRTKRVAFLKKLIADKESLHTLDEVEEGEDKQDEFSSNRSGGGTIGESGKLSMLTNVAFLAGAPCLMRRDRATPNIVPSTSTIYETMSQKQ; encoded by the exons ATGTTTAACGAACTTTCATCTGCTATTCCAG ATGTAAAAAAAAGCGAGCAAGATCCTGTTTTGAAGGAAAATGCTAACGTACCA aaagGCATGCTGTCTATTCGCATATTCGGAGTTTCCAATATTCATCTTTCTAAGGAGATTGCAGCAGAAAGTTTTGGTTTGTATGTTAACATCACTGTCGGAGCAATGTCCAAGTCCACCTCTGTAAAGCCTTATGGAAAGAAAGGCAAAGTCATATGGGAAGAAGTGAGAAACTTTTCAATTTTG GTTCCCAACAAAATCAGTAACTGCCTAAACCGAGTGAAGATAGCAGTGATAGGATTTGATCAAGAAATGCCAAGACCCAAATACAGGTTGATGGGCAAGATTGAACTACACTTGCACAAGATCATCAAA AAACAATGGACAATGGAAACCTTTGAAATGCAAAACAAAGAAACTAAA CACAGTGGAGATATCAGTGTTGAGTTTGCCTTTGCTTATGGAAACTTTGGCTATGGATTCTCTGACCAG CTGGAGAGTAATCGTAGTAAGGCACTAGTGGAGCAGAGTGCTTTCCCCAAACTGGACCCTCTAGGAACAACATTCAACAAATTAAG TGTTCTAGCGATTCCAAGAAAAGTGCCACACCCAAAGTACATCCCATTTGTGACGAAAGTTATCAACCTTGAGCCCGAAATGAGTCCAACATATG CTCTTAGGACCATAAACCAGGATGTGTTTAAAAAGCGGCCAGTTCTGGACCAGAAGTTAACAAG GCTGAAGCAACTCTGCACTGAGTACTCAATCCAGTCCTCAAGAACGAAGCGAGTTGCATTCCTTAAGAAACTTATTGCTGATAAG GAGTCTCTCCATACGCTAGACGAAGTGGAGGAAGGCGAGGATAAACAGGACGAATTCAGCTCAAATAGGAGCGGTGGGGGGACCATAGGAGAAAGTGGCAAGCTATCTATGTTGACCAATGTAGCTTTTCTTGCGGGTGCACCGT GTCTAATGCGACGAGATCGTGCGACTCCGAATATTGTTCCGTCAACTTCCACGATCTACGAGACA ATGTCTCAAAAACAGTAG